In Candidatus Margulisiibacteriota bacterium, the following are encoded in one genomic region:
- a CDS encoding ACP S-malonyltransferase translates to MTKTAFIFPGQGSQSVGMGKDLYDGVPVAKETFRQADQALGFDLTDLIFNGTAGDLQKTANAQPAILTVSIAALRAKNISPDVAAGHSLGEYSALVCAGALDFSEAVSLVRFRGECMERAVPDGAGGMAAVLG, encoded by the coding sequence TCCCGGGCAGGGTTCGCAGTCCGTTGGCATGGGCAAGGATCTGTACGACGGCGTTCCGGTGGCGAAAGAGACTTTTCGGCAGGCTGATCAAGCGCTAGGTTTTGATCTGACGGATCTGATCTTTAACGGCACAGCCGGGGATTTGCAAAAGACCGCCAATGCGCAGCCAGCGATTTTGACGGTTTCTATAGCGGCGCTGCGCGCCAAAAATATTTCGCCGGACGTCGCGGCTGGTCATTCGCTGGGTGAATATTCCGCGCTGGTCTGCGCCGGAGCGCTGGATTTTAGCGAGGCGGTCAGTCTGGTGCGTTTCCGCGGCGAATGTATGGAGCGTGCTGTGCCGGATGGCGCGGGCGGCATGGCGGCTGTGCTCGGG